In Micromonospora ferruginea, the sequence CGGCGCCGCCGGTGGCGTCGTAGGCGAGCGGCTCGGCGACCACGGAACCGGCGTCGGGCAGCACCGCGCTGGTCGCGCCGGGCGGCGTCGCGCCGTAGGGGAAGCTCTGCCCGTCGTGCAGCGTGAGCACGGTCTCCGGGTCGTTCTGCGAGCGGAACGCCGCCCACACCCGGTCGCCCTCGGCGGTGCCGTACTTGGCCCGGGCGGCGACCCGGACCAGCGCGGACTGGATCTCGCTGCCCCCGCCGCCGCCGAACAGGCCGCCGATCACGCCGGCGGTGGCGATCAGGTCGGTCATGGTGAAGTGCTTCGGCTTGCCGGCGCCGGCGAGCACGTACTCACCCGGGTAGTTGTCGTCGGCGATCGACTTGTCGATGTAGGCGTTGATGCCGGCGATGTAGTCGACCACGTCGGTGTAGAGCTGCTGGCCCCGGGCGCCCTTGGTGCGCAGCGCGTCCACCTGGGCCTGGAGGTCCGCCTCGGTGTACGGCGAGTTGGCCCAGACGCTCTGCTCCAGCTCGCGGTTGCCGGGGGCGCCGCCGGCGAACGAGGTGACGTTGCCGCGGCCGACGTGCCGCAGCAGGTCCATCACCCAGAGCCGGTCCTGGGCCCCGGCGTAGCCGGCGCCGAACATGGTGCCGCCGCGGGTGGTGCCGGTGACGTGCGGGACGCCGGTGGCCTTGTCCCGCACGATGGTGACGTCCGAGCGTGGCGAGACGGTGCTCTCGACCTGCGCGGCGGGGACGCCGAACGAGGAGTCGTTGTAGAACTGGGCGATCTGCTCGTCGGTGAGCCCGGCGTAGTTGTAGACCAGGTTCGCGTACTCGTCGAGCTGGTCGCTGGAGTGCGCCGGGCGGGTGCCGAGCGTCTGGTGGGCCAGGATCGCGACCAGCGTGGCGTTGCCGTTCTGGCCCGGCGGCAGGATGTCGGAGCACTGGCCGAGGCAGTAGTCGTTGGGGGCGAACGTGGTGGCCGCGAGCGCCGGGGTCGGCGGGGTGACGGTCAGCACGCTCGCGGTCAGGGCGGCGGCGGTGAGCGCCGCGAGCCGGGCGCGTAGGGGACGACGGGGCATGGCGATCCTCCGGGGACGCGGAGTCGGGCCTTCGGTACGCCCGGCGGCGGTGCCGACGTCTCGCCCTCCGCGCCCGGGCGCTCCACCCGGAGGTGAGAATGACTCACATCTATCTCCGGGCAATGATCGGCGTCGAACCGTCGCTCGGGATAGCCGTCGTTCACCAGCCGCGAATGCCGACGTTTCGCCCCGACGCCGGCGCTCCGGACGCGACGGTGGGGGGTGGCGCCGTTGCCACCCCCCACCGCCCGCCTGAACCGGCGCGCCGTCAGTGCTTGCGGAACGACTGGCGCACCACGCCTCCCACCAGGGCGCACCAGGTGGTGGTGCTGAGCTTGCCGGTGGGCGGCAGCCCGTGCAGGCGCTGCAGGTCCTGCACCGCGGCCCGGGTCGGGTGGTCGTACTCGCCGGTCGCGGTGACCCCCGCGTAACCCTTGGACACGAGCATGGTCTGCGCCGCGAGCACCCCGACGCCGCTGTCGCGCTGGTCCAGCTCCGGGGCGAGCGTCTCCCAGGTGGCCGCGGTCAGGGTGGCGTCGACGTCGACCGGGATGCCGTTGCGGGCCTGCCAGTCCTGCACCGCCGCGACGGTGGCCGCGTCGAACACGCCGGTCACCGGCACCGGGTAGCCGCGGAGGGTGAGAAGCTGCTGCGCGAGGCGGACCACCGGACCGCCGACGAAGCGCCAGATGTCCGGCCAGCGGCGCGCCGGCACGTCGCCGAGGTCGGTGCCCAGCTCCCGGAACACCCGGCGCCGCACCGCCGGGAACTCCCGGTAGAACGTCGCGCCCGGGCACTGGGTCTCCCGGAAGTCCCAGTGGCCGAAGATGTCGTGCGCGAACAGCCCGTACTGCCGGCAGATCGTGGTGCAGAGCCGCACCAGCCCGTCGAGCAGGTCCTCCGGCGGCGCCTCGGTGACGTACGTGCCCTCGTTCTCGATGCCGATGGCCCGGCCGTTCTCGCCCGGGCAGTGCGCGGCGATCATCTGCCGGTCGCCGGCCTCCAGCCGCTCCAGGCTGCCGCGCCGTCCCTCCAGGACGTGACCGCCCCGGCTCACCGTGAAGTGCTGCCCGGTGTCCGACCAGCCGTTGCTGTCCATGTGCAGGTCCTGGCAGTCGCGGGCGAGCTGCTTGGCGTGTTCCTCGGAGTAGTCGGTGACGTTCGGGAACGCCATGTGGTGCAGGATGATCTTGTTGGTGGGGATCGCGCTGACCGACAGCGCGCCGGACGGCGGCCGGGCGGCCCACTCGTCGCAGCTGATGATCCAGTCGAGGTCCGCGCCCGGCGCGGCGTGCGCGGCGGCCGGGAGCGCGAGTTCGGTCCCGACGACCGCGACCGTGGCGGCGCCGAGGCCGGCCCGCAGCAGCGTACGGCGGTCCAGCTCGGGATGGTCGAAGTGCATGGCATCTCCTCGGTGACCCGACCGACGCCGGGTGATGTAAAGGAACTCCAAATGCGTCGCGCGATCCGGAGAATATTGCCAACACCGCGCCGCACGCCAGAGGACAAATGCCACCCGAGCCGCGCGACTCCTACCGGATCAGTAGGCGATGTCACCCCCGATGACCGGTACAGACCATGTCGGCGACCGCCCGCGGCAGCCCGGACCATGCTCGCCACCCTGCTCGCCGCAGCCACCGCCCGCGGCTGGCGCCGCCGCCGTCACGACGGCAAGCTGCACCCTGTCCGCGATCGACACCCCCCGTCCCCCGCGCCGACCCTCCGAACCCGTCGATCTTGCACTTGGTGCCCCGGCGAAAGGGGCTTTCCGCCCGTATCCAGGGCCGCAACTGCAAGATCGACGGGTTACGGGGCGGGGCTTTACGCTGGGGCGTGGGGAGGGAGGTGCGGGGGTGGATCGGCGGGGGTGCTTGTCGCGGCGGGCGGGCTGGCGGTGGCCGGGATCGGCGTGCCGGTCGGGCTGGCGCTCGGCCGAGAGCGGGCGCCGGTGGTCGCGGGTGGACGCCGGGCGGTCAGCATGGCGATGCACCTGCACGCGTCGTTCAGCGAGGGTGTCGCCAGCTACGCCGCGCACCTCGACCAGGCCCGCCGCAACGCCGTCGACGTGCTCTGGTGGACCGACCACGACTTCCGGGTTGCCGCGCACGACCACCGCCGGGAGGTGCGCTTCGACGGCCCGGAGGAGATGGAGGGCGCGCTGGCCTGGACCTGGACGGCGGCCGGCGAGGGGCGGCTCACCGACGCCACCGCCGACTTCGTCGCGGCGCCCGACGCCGCCGACGGCCCCGGCCGCGCGTTGCGCCTGGCCGCCACCGGCGCCGGCACCCACTGGTACGCCGGCAAGGCCTGGAACTGGACACACACCGGGAACATCGCCGACACCACGCTGCACCTGGACGTGCGGCCCGAAGCGGCCGGCCCGGACGCCACGCTCACCGTCGAGGTCGCGCTGTCCCACCACCCCGCCGGACCGGGCCGGGCGGCCGGTCAACTGGTGCTGCGATACCGCCTCGGCGAGTCGGCCACCGTCCGGCACGCCGCCGACGGCCGGCACGGCACCGTCGACGTGCCCGCCCCGACGGGCGCCTGGCGGCGGCACACGTTCGACCTGCTCGCCGACGTCCGGCGACTGTGGCCGGACCTGGTGGCCGGCGACAACTCGCTGCGCGGGCTGCGCCTCGGCGTGACCGTCGCCGGTGGCGCGCGCGGCGCCTACCTGGTCGACCGGCTGGTCTTCGACCGGGCCCGCCGGGCCGGGCAGGGCGGCGAGGACCTGCGCGCCGAGGTGCTGCGCGGCTACCACGGGGCGTACCCGGAGGTGACCCACCACCGGGCGTACGAGGTGTCGATGGTGCGGCACCTCAACTGGTTCGGCGGCGACGGCACGCTGCCGCGCTTCCCGTCCCCGCCCTACCGGGACAACGATCCCGGCGCGACCGAACGGATGGTGGAGTTCCTGCACGCGCACGGCGGCGTGGTCTGCTGGAACCACCCGCTGGACGTGGAGCGCCGCGACTCGCTGGCCCGGCTGCTGGTGGCCCGGAACGCGCTCGGCGTCGACCTGATCGAGATCGGACGCACGCCGGTCGAGGACCACCTCTGGGCGTACGACGTGGCGGCCCGCAACGCGATCCCGCTGACCGCCGTCGGGGTGACCGACGACCACGACGGCACCGACTGGCGGGCCGGCCGGGACCGGTGGATCACGTCGGTCTGGGCCGCCTCCACCCGCCGCGACGACCTGGTCGCGGCGCTGCGCGCCGGGCAGGCCTGGTTCGCCGACCTGGCCGGCTACCGGGGAACGCTCGACCTGGAACTCGGCGGCCGCGGCGCGATGGGCGCGTTGCCGACCGTCGCCGACGACACCGTCACGGTGCGGCTGCGCGCCACCGACCTGCCGGCCGGGGCCACCCTGGAGGTGGTCACCGGCGAGGTCGACCTGGCCGGCGCGGCGGACCCGACCCCGGCGGTCCGCACCGGCCAGGTGCCGTGGCGGCAGTTGCGACCGGGCTGGCACGACCTGCCGGTCCGGGTGGGCGGCGGCGCGTACGTGCGCACCCAGGTGCGCGACCGCGAGGGCGCGATCGTGGCCGCGAGCAACCCGCTCTGGCTGCTGCGCCGCCCGCCACCCCGGGGCGTCCCCGCGGCCCGCCGTCGCTGACCGGCGCGCTTCCGGCCGCCTAGACTCGGCCGGTGGGTCCGTACCGCCGTCACTCGGCCCGGGTCCTGCTGGTCGACCGGGCCGGCCGGCTCCTGCTGCTGCGGTTCCGGTTCGCCCCGACCGGTCCGGCACGTGGGCACGGCTGGGTCACGCCGGGCGGTGGGGTCGAGGGCGACGAGCCGTTGGCCCACGCCGCGGCCCGGGAGGTACGCGAGGAGATCGGCCTGGTGGTCGATCCGGACCGGCTGGGCCGCCCCGTCGCGTACCGCGTCGGCGCCGACGACCGTGGCCCGACGAGTGGGCTGTTCCGGGACGACTTCTTCCTGCACCGTCTCGACCGCCACGACGTCGACGTCGGCGGGATGGAGTCGCACGAACGCGTCACGCACGCCGGGCATCGCTGGTGGACGCTCGACGAGCTGGCCTCGACCCGGGACGTCGTGTACCCGCTCGGACTGTCCACGCTGCTCGCCGACGTCCTCGACGGCCGGGTGCCGACGCCTGCCCGCCGCCTGCCCTGACCGCGCGTCCCGACTCCGCGCACCGGGCCGGTGGCGCGATCAGGCGAGCGTATATACCGGCAATCGGTATATAGTCTTGTCGTGAGTGAATCTCCGCTGCGGGAACCGACATTTCTCGTCCTCACCGCGTTGACCGAGGAGCCCCGGCACGGCTACGCGGTCATCGAGGACGTGCTCCGCATCTCCGACGGTCGAGTCCGGCTGCGCGCCGGCACCCTCTACGCCGTGCTGGACCGGCTGCGGTCCGACGGCCTGATCGAGGTCGACCGGGAGGAGGTGGTGCAGTCCCGGCTGCGCCGCTACTACCGGCTCACCGCGCTGGGCGCGACCCGGCTCGCCACCGAGGTGGACCGGCTGCGTCGGCACGCCGACACCGCCGGCCGCCGGTTGCGCGCCGCCGGCCTGCTGCCCGAAGGCGGACCCGCGTGAGCGCGGGGAGTGAGCCGGCTTCGCGGTTGGAGCAGCGCTACCGCCGGTTGCTCGCCGTCCATCCCTGGGCCCATCGCCGGGTGTACGAGGAGGAGATGCTGGCCGTGCTGATGGCGGACGCGCGGCCGGGGCAGACCCGACCGGGTTTCGCCGAAACGGTCGACCTGGTGGGGGCGGGGCTGCGGGCCCGGCTGCGGGTGGGCGCACGGGGGTTCACCGAGCCGGCCTGGGCGGACGCCGCCGTCGTCACCGGTCTGCTGGTGGCGCTGGTGCTGGCCGCCACCGCCGGGAAGAACGTACTGGACCAGCTCCTGGTCGACCCGGCTCTGCCGCCGCAGTTCCGGTCGCCCGCGCCGGATCCGGTCGACTGGCTGCGGCTGGCCGGCTGGGCGGCGGTCGCGCTGGCCGCCGTGGTCGGGTTGCGCCGCGTCGCCGCGATCGTGGCCTGGGCCGGTGTCGCCGGCTGGCTGGCGCTGGTCGGGCCGGGCGCGACCGACCAGCCCGGGTACGTCGTCGACACCCTCTCGCAGTTCGCCCTGGCCGTGGTCGCCGCCGGCGCGCTCACCGTGGCGGCGCCACCACGTCAGGCGGTGCGCGTGCTGGGCGCGCGCCGCCTCGCCGCGCTGGTGGCCGGCCCGGTCGCGGCGGTCGGCCTGCTGGAGCTGAACCGGGTCACCAGCCCGCTGTTCGGTGGGGGCGCGGTCAGCTACCAGAGCTTCTACGGGCTGAGCGCCCGCAGCGAGCCGGTGATGGACCTGTACCTCGCCGGCCTCGCGGCGGCAGGCCTCGCGGTCTGCGTACCGGTGATGCGGCTGCCCCCGGCGGTGCGGCGGCGGATCGTGGTGCTGCTGGCGCCGGTGGCCGCCCTCGCCCTGGTGATCGACACCGCGCTGGCCGGCTGGGCGACCTCGACGGTCCACATGGGGCACGCCATTCCGCTCGTCGGCGCCCAGTGGGCGATGCTGGTGCTCGTCCCGCCGGTCACGTTCCTGGCCGGGGTGTTGCTGGTCCGGCGACACGAGGAGACGCGGCGGATGGTGGCGCTGGGGCGCGCCGTCGACCGGGAACGCCCCGCCGGCTGAGGGTTGCGCCGGTCTGCTGCAGTGGCGGTGTGTCCGTTACCGACCATCCGCCACCCGGCCCCGCACCGGCGGGACACCGCCGGTTCCGACCCGCCGTCCGGCGCGCGGAAGCGTCCGTTGCGCCGATGGACGCCGGCCCCGGCCCGACCAGAATGACCAGCGAGGCGGCAACCGGCTGCCGTCCCTGGAGCGCGGTGGGGTTCGTCGCATGAGCGGCTGGCAGCTGTCCGGCTACACGCCGGTTCGTACGCTCGGCTCCGGAGCGTCGGGCAGTGTCGTGCTCGCCACCCACGACGCCACCGGCACCCCGGTCGCGATCAAGTACCTGGTCCGCGACCTCGGTGCCGACTCCTCGTTCCGGGCCGCCTTCCGCGACGAGGCCCGGCTGCTCGGCGAGGTCGACGACCCGCACGTCAGCCGGCTGTACGAGTACGTGGAGTCGCCCCACGGCGCGGCCATCGTGATGGAGCTGGTCGACGGTGTCTCGCTGCGGCAGATGCTGCGCGCGCAGGGTCCGACCACTCCCGAGGCGGCGCTCTGCGTGCTGAAGGGCTCGCTCGCCGGGCTCGCCGCCGCGCACGCCCACGGCGTCGTGCACCGCGACTACAAGCCGGAGAACGTGCTCGTCACCGGCGCCGGGTCGAGCAAGCTCGCCGACTTCGGCATCGCCATGCCGATCGGCCAGGGGTCGGACACCACGGTCTCCGGCACGCCCCGCTACATGGCGCCGGAGCAGTGGACCGGCGCCCCGGCCGGCCCGGCCTGCGACATCTACGCCGCCACCGCCACGTTTTTCGAGTGCCTCACCGGGCGGCCCCCGTACCCGGGTCCGGACCTGCTCGCCCTGCGCGTGCAGCACGCCACCGCGCCGATTCCCACCGACCCGGCGCCCGCCGAGGTGCACGAGCTGCTGCGGCTCGGGATGGCCAAGCTTCCCGAGGACCGCCCGCAACCGGCCCAGGTCTTCCTGGAGCTGCTGGACCGGGTGGCCGGGGCCGGGTACGGCCCCGGCTGGGAGGACCGTGGGCTGCGCGAGCTGTCCCGGCGAGCCGCCCTGCTGGCCGCGCTGTGGCCGTTCCCCGACCGGGCGGAGGGCGCCACCGCGGTGGCCAGCACCGCGCTCGGCGCCACCACCGGCCGGGGCCGCCTGGTCCGGCGCGGACACAAGCGCACCCTGCTGGCGGTCGGCGCGCTGGTCACCGCCGTGCTGGTCGGCGGCGCCGGCTACAGCTACGCCGCCCGCGAGACCCCGGCCGCCGAGGCGCCGGGCGGCCCGTCGCCGGCCGGGGTGGCCGGACCCACCGGCCCGGCCACACCGGACCCGACGGGCGCCGCGACCCCGGACGCCACCCCCACCGCGTCCCTGACGCCGTCCACGCCGCCGACGGACACGCCGTCCGCCACGCCGGATCCGACCCGGGCGCCGACCCGGCCGCCGGTACGCACCGGCGCGCCGACCCCACCCCGTCGCGCAGCACCTCGCCGCCGCCCCCGCCGGACGTCACCGCGCCGGTCGTCGGCGGCGTGGGCGCCGATCCGGGTCAGCTCGAGCCGAAGGGCTGCCCGTTCGGGGTCCAGAGCAGCACCGTCAGCGTCACCGTCACCGACGACCGCAGCGGCCCGGCCGCCCTGAGGGTGACGTTCCGCTACACGCTGGAGGGGGCCACCGGCACGGTTCGGATGGCCGCCGCCGGGCGCGGCGTGTTCACCGGCACGCTCGGCCCGCTGGCCGCGCCGAAGCAGAGCAGCCGCATCCCGATCGAGGTCACCGCCGTCGACGCCGCCGGCAACGCGACCACCTCGGCCAGGCCGGCGTACGTGACGCTCTACAACTACTGCACCCCCGGCTAGGAGGACGACGTGCCCGCTGCCCCGCACCGCGGCCCGGACCGGGGACGACCGGCGTGACCCGGCCGGAGGAGCCCACCGAGGCGCTGCCCACCCGCGCCCTGCCCGCCGACGGCGACGCGACGGTCTACCTGGGATCGACGGCGGGGGACTCGACCGTCCCGTTCGGTGCGCCGACCGTGCCCGCCGACGGCGACGCGACGGTGTACCTCGGATCGACGTCGGCGGAGCCGACCGTGCCCGTCGGCGGCGCCCCGGCAGGCGGGGAGCCGACCGTGCACCTGGCCGCGCCACGGCCGGCCGGCGGGCAGCCCACCGCGCCGTACCGCCCGACGGCCACCGGACCGGCCGTCCCGACGGCGGGGGCGACCGCCGGGGCGTACCGGCAGCCGACGGTGACCGGCGGGTCGGCGCCCGCGCCCGGCGGTGAGCTGCGCTTCGGCCCGGGCGTGCCGGCGACGCCGCCGCCGGCGCCGGCCTGGCCGGCCGCGCCGCCGGTGCGCCCGCCGCGCCCGGCCTGGCGTCGGGTGGTCTCGGTGCTGTCCACCCTGCTCACCGCCGCGCTGCTGGTGACGGTCGGGCTCTACCTGTGGCAGCGGCTGCGGCCGCTGGAGGTGGAGGGGGTCTCGGTGGCGGTGCCCCGACCGGCCGGGGTGGCCTGCGACGTGACCGTCGACGTCGTCGCCACGGTCCGCACCAACGGGCGCGCCGGCACGATCCGCTACCAGTGGTTCCGTTCGGACGCGCCGCCCGGCGCGCTGCTCACCGAGCGCGTCGGCAGCGGCCAGCGGACCGCCACGCTCACCCTCAGGTGGACGTTCAGCGGGGTCGGCGCGACCACCGGGACGGCCACCGTCAACCTCGTCGAGCCGTCGCCGGTGCAGGCCGGTACGCGGGTCGCCTACCGCTGCCCCGGCGGCTGAGCGTTTCCCCGCGCGCCGGCCAGGGTAGGCCCACCCGGAACTACCTGACTTCGTGCGTGGAGGCCCTTCGATGAAAGACAACTTCGGCGACGCGGTGGGCGACGCGTTCCGTTCGGTGATGCTCTTCCTGCCCAAGGCGGTCGCGTTCGTCGCGATCCTGGTCGCCGGCTGGCTGATCGCCAAGGCTGTGCTGAAACTGGTGGACAAGATCCTGGAACGCGTGCACTTCGACCGGGCGGTCGAGCGCGGCGGGATCAAGACCGCGCTGGCCCGCTCGAAGTACGACGCCAGCGACATCGTCGCCAAGCTCGCCTACTACGCGGTGCTGCTGGTCACGCTCCAGCTCGCGTTCGGCATCTGGGGCCCCAACCCGATCTCCGACCTGATCGCCGGCGTGGTCGCCTGGCTGCCCCGGGCGTTCGTGGCGATCGTCATCGTGGTGGTGGCCGCGGCCATCGCCCGGGCGGTCAAGGACATCATCTCCAGCGCGCTGGGCGGCCTCTCCTACGGTCGGGTGCTGGCGAACCTCGCCTCGGTGTTCATCCTGGGCCTGGGCGTGATCGCCGCGCTCAACCAGATCGGCGTCGCCACCGCGGTGACCACCCCGGTGCTGATCGCGGTGCTCGCCACCGTCGGCGGCATCCTGGTGGTGGGCGTCGGCGGCGGGCTGGTCCGGCCGATGCAGAGCCGTTGGGAGAACTGGCTGACCCGGGCCGAGGAGGAGTCCCGGACCATCGCCACCCACGCCCGCGCCTACCAGGCCGGCCGGCGTGACGTGGAGGCCCGGCTCGCCGCGGACCGCGAGGCCGAGCTGGCCCGCGAGGCCGAGCTGGCCCGGCCGGTGGCCGGCGACAGCGAGGCGGACCGCACCCAGCCGGTGCCGGCGTACGCGGGCTCGGCCGAGCCGACCCAGGTGGTGCCGACCCAGGCCGGCGGCGACCCGGCGGCGATCGGGGAGACCACCCAGGTGATCCCGGCGCTCGGCGCCTCCGACCGCACCCCGCCGACCCCGCCGCGCCAGCCCACGGCCGAGCAGGCCGCGGACAGCGAGGCGACCATGGTCATTCCGCCGGCGGACGCGGACAAGTTCCGCCGCTGAACCGAGCGTGTCGAGCGGGGCGGGATCCGACCGGATCCCGCCCCGCTCGCGTCTCACCCGAGGTAGGGGCGATCGGTCCGGCCGCGCCGCAGGGTGTGCGCCCACCAGTCCAGTTGGCCCAGCATCTCGGCGAGGCCCGCCTCCGCCGGCCCGGGTCGGCGCAACTCGCCGTGCGCGTCGAACGCGGCGTGCACGTCCGGGACCATGACGCCGGTACGCATGGTGGTGACGTGCAGCTCGGCCAGGACGCCCCGCAACTGCTCCACCGCGCGCAGGCCCCCGGACGCGCCGCCGTACGAGACGAACCCGAGCGGCTTGGCCCGCCACTCGGCGTACGCGGTGTCGATCGCGGTCTTCAGCGGGCCGGGATAGCCGTGGTTGTACTCGGGCGTGACGACGACGAACGCGTCGGCCCGGGCGATCCGTTTGGTGAACCGTTCGGCGTCGCCGCCGCCGGCCAGGTCGCCCGGCAGGTCGAGGTCGGCCAGGTCGACGTGGTCCACCTCGGCGC encodes:
- a CDS encoding PadR family transcriptional regulator; this translates as MSESPLREPTFLVLTALTEEPRHGYAVIEDVLRISDGRVRLRAGTLYAVLDRLRSDGLIEVDREEVVQSRLRRYYRLTALGATRLATEVDRLRRHADTAGRRLRAAGLLPEGGPA
- a CDS encoding NADPH-dependent FMN reductase, with translation MPEQPTPYVLAVITASVRPDRIGPTVTGWLLRRLDRHPGAEVDHVDLADLDLPGDLAGGGDAERFTKRIARADAFVVVTPEYNHGYPGPLKTAIDTAYAEWRAKPLGFVSYGGASGGLRAVEQLRGVLAELHVTTMRTGVMVPDVHAAFDAHGELRRPGPAEAGLAEMLGQLDWWAHTLRRGRTDRPYLG
- a CDS encoding serine/threonine-protein kinase codes for the protein MSGWQLSGYTPVRTLGSGASGSVVLATHDATGTPVAIKYLVRDLGADSSFRAAFRDEARLLGEVDDPHVSRLYEYVESPHGAAIVMELVDGVSLRQMLRAQGPTTPEAALCVLKGSLAGLAAAHAHGVVHRDYKPENVLVTGAGSSKLADFGIAMPIGQGSDTTVSGTPRYMAPEQWTGAPAGPACDIYAATATFFECLTGRPPYPGPDLLALRVQHATAPIPTDPAPAEVHELLRLGMAKLPEDRPQPAQVFLELLDRVAGAGYGPGWEDRGLRELSRRAALLAALWPFPDRAEGATAVASTALGATTGRGRLVRRGHKRTLLAVGALVTAVLVGGAGYSYAARETPAAEAPGGPSPAGVAGPTGPATPDPTGAATPDATPTASLTPSTPPTDTPSATPDPTRAPTRPPVRTGAPTPPRRAAPRRRPRRTSPRRSSAAWAPIRVSSSRRAARSGSRAAPSASPSPTTAAARPP
- a CDS encoding NUDIX hydrolase, which codes for MGPYRRHSARVLLVDRAGRLLLLRFRFAPTGPARGHGWVTPGGGVEGDEPLAHAAAREVREEIGLVVDPDRLGRPVAYRVGADDRGPTSGLFRDDFFLHRLDRHDVDVGGMESHERVTHAGHRWWTLDELASTRDVVYPLGLSTLLADVLDGRVPTPARRLP
- a CDS encoding peptidoglycan recognition protein family protein; its protein translation is MHFDHPELDRRTLLRAGLGAATVAVVGTELALPAAAHAAPGADLDWIISCDEWAARPPSGALSVSAIPTNKIILHHMAFPNVTDYSEEHAKQLARDCQDLHMDSNGWSDTGQHFTVSRGGHVLEGRRGSLERLEAGDRQMIAAHCPGENGRAIGIENEGTYVTEAPPEDLLDGLVRLCTTICRQYGLFAHDIFGHWDFRETQCPGATFYREFPAVRRRVFRELGTDLGDVPARRWPDIWRFVGGPVVRLAQQLLTLRGYPVPVTGVFDAATVAAVQDWQARNGIPVDVDATLTAATWETLAPELDQRDSGVGVLAAQTMLVSKGYAGVTATGEYDHPTRAAVQDLQRLHGLPPTGKLSTTTWCALVGGVVRQSFRKH
- a CDS encoding mechanosensitive ion channel family protein, producing the protein MKDNFGDAVGDAFRSVMLFLPKAVAFVAILVAGWLIAKAVLKLVDKILERVHFDRAVERGGIKTALARSKYDASDIVAKLAYYAVLLVTLQLAFGIWGPNPISDLIAGVVAWLPRAFVAIVIVVVAAAIARAVKDIISSALGGLSYGRVLANLASVFILGLGVIAALNQIGVATAVTTPVLIAVLATVGGILVVGVGGGLVRPMQSRWENWLTRAEEESRTIATHARAYQAGRRDVEARLAADREAELAREAELARPVAGDSEADRTQPVPAYAGSAEPTQVVPTQAGGDPAAIGETTQVIPALGASDRTPPTPPRQPTAEQAADSEATMVIPPADADKFRR